TTGGCGCAAaaatgtgccaaaaattgtggTACTTTTACATACTCTTGAGCGGTATAAGTAGATGGCACACTTTGAAGCAGGAAAAGATAACAATTCGGGCAAATTCAAGACTCAATTTCCCATCGTCAAAGCAactattaaaaattcattggCCTTGCCCAACTAATTAGCAATTGCTCGAATGGAAAATGCCCCCAAACATTGGGGCATTAACAAATAATTGGGTTCCCAtgcaaatgaagattttaagCCAGTCGAATGTCAAATTTAACAGAGCCAAAGTAATTAGATATCCTGTTCGTACGCAGTTCCCAAATGTATAAATACAACAGGAGCAGCCTAAGCTAAACTCTAATTTTCCATTTCGCtgattttaaaatagccaatCCAATGGCGGAGGCTACGGCGCTGGCTATAACGAACTGGAGGAGGTGCCCGACGACTTGTTGATGGAACTGATGACTCGCTTTGGACGCACCATAATTCGGGCACGGAACGATCTGGAGAAGTAAGtgttcaacaaaaaatttggttaaatcaatctttatttacataaaaacctaaaaaataacatattttatgAGTGATAAAAATACTAGATATAAAACTAACCTATTTGATTGAATTTTTGATAGATAAAATAACGATTCTTTGAGATTCATAATTATTAAAGAAGGGTATTTGACTGAATTTAAggattttacttttattttggtGCTATCCAAATTATCGGATCACGATTCTCTAAAAAATTAAGTCTATATAATAATGCTTGCAGTGAAGTcactaaataatataatatatataaatcgaaGTCTAATGCTTGCAGTGAAGtaactaaataatataatataccatGAATAGTATTAAGAAGCAAATTCTGCCTGTcaacaaaaagttaaaaaaaaattatattattttaataaaataaaatttaatagtaCCCACTAACAACACTCCTTTCGCAGCTCCAAGCGAACCGTGGACTTTGGCTTGGCCCGGGGATACTCGGGAACTCAGGAGGCGAAACATCGCATGGGTCTGGCTGCGGCCAATTTCGCCGGCGGACCCGGGCGAAGGCGGCGATCCGAGACCGATGTCTAAGTCGACTGGAGGAGTCCGGGCTGCGAATCCTGTGGACGCTAAGGACGAGTGTCAACTTCTCAACTTAAACTTGACCCATTCTTGGACTCTTTCTTAGAGCTTTAATTTGCATTACGTTAGTTTGTTTGTTATTCATTGTACatactatatatttattacgGATCTGTCCTCATGAATTCATCACATTTTTCTAACAAGTAATTTACTGCATTATGaaagaataaatattcaaCAGATATCGAAATTATATATACCGAAGGCGAACATCCGAATAAAAGCGTTAAACTGTTGCTCCGAAAGATAATGTTGAACactatttatgcaaatttccaTCTCTGATTAAACTCACTCCTAATTGTTCGTTTTAACCCAAAGAAAAAGGGAAATCTAAAAAAAGAGAAGggagaaatttaaataaatatcctaaatatatattcaagTGTAAGCAAAATCGCGCAAAAAATCTTTAACTAGGTATGTcttacataaacaaaaaagctacacaaaaaaaaaaacacacactttTGGCCCCCAAATGAAGCCAATAAAAACCCCAACGAAACTGAAAGTTTATTTCATCCATAGCCGATTGGTCTCTCGCGACTTTTAAGTattgtaaatataaattattaaaacacaCGTACAACTAATgctatacaaatatatacatatatatatacttacgGAATTCTACttgcatatatatttaaaaattattgtgtCTATGGAAAAATGCTGCAAACATATAAATTA
The genomic region above belongs to Drosophila takahashii strain IR98-3 E-12201 chromosome 2L, DtakHiC1v2, whole genome shotgun sequence and contains:
- the Dh31 gene encoding diuretic hormone class 2 isoform X1; protein product: MMTNRSACLALAFLLFCFLAISGIEAAPMPRYQSNGGGYGAGYNELEEVPDDLLMELMTRFGRTIIRARNDLENSKRTVDFGLARGYSGTQEAKHRMGLAAANFAGGPGRRRRSETDV
- the Dh31 gene encoding diuretic hormone class 2 isoform X2, whose translation is MMTNRSACLALAFLLFCFLAISGIEAAPMPSQSNGGGYGAGYNELEEVPDDLLMELMTRFGRTIIRARNDLENSKRTVDFGLARGYSGTQEAKHRMGLAAANFAGGPGRRRRSETDV